The following proteins come from a genomic window of Mycobacterium sp. DL:
- a CDS encoding LysR family transcriptional regulator has product MELRQLEYFVAVVEEGGFTRAAQRERVAQPAVSAQIRRLEATVGQPLLIRASREVRLTQAGSALLPHARAALAAVRDARLAVDEVAGLVRGSVAIGTVTLHPFDVTRLIADFHSDYPDIEITLGTDNSDVLLAKLQDGGLDAAIVSIGVDEEPPALEYAVVTDEAIAAAVAVRHPLARRKTLTLTALCEHPLIVLPIGTGLRTRLDAACAAAGLRPRIAFEATSPLELAELAGHGLGVAIVPQSMAHQRADLSSVQLVPELRGRLVWAWRRDMASPAARLLCERARQMIGGG; this is encoded by the coding sequence ATGGAACTGCGACAGCTCGAATACTTCGTCGCCGTGGTCGAGGAGGGCGGGTTCACCAGGGCTGCGCAGCGTGAGCGGGTCGCCCAGCCTGCAGTGAGTGCCCAGATCCGGCGTCTGGAGGCGACGGTGGGGCAGCCGCTACTGATCCGCGCCAGCCGCGAGGTGCGACTCACCCAGGCAGGTAGCGCCCTGCTGCCGCATGCCAGGGCTGCGTTGGCCGCCGTCCGTGATGCCCGCCTGGCAGTGGACGAGGTGGCCGGTCTCGTGCGCGGTTCCGTCGCGATCGGGACGGTGACGCTGCATCCCTTCGACGTGACCCGATTGATCGCCGACTTCCACTCCGACTATCCGGACATCGAAATCACCCTGGGCACAGACAATTCCGACGTGCTGCTCGCCAAACTGCAGGACGGTGGTCTCGATGCCGCGATCGTGTCCATCGGTGTCGACGAGGAGCCCCCTGCGCTGGAGTACGCCGTGGTCACCGACGAGGCGATAGCGGCCGCGGTGGCGGTGCGGCACCCGTTGGCCCGACGAAAGACACTGACACTCACCGCCTTGTGCGAACATCCGCTGATCGTGTTGCCCATCGGCACGGGTCTGCGCACGCGCCTCGACGCGGCCTGTGCTGCAGCGGGTTTACGTCCACGGATCGCATTCGAAGCGACCAGCCCGCTCGAGTTGGCCGAACTCGCGGGCCACGGGCTCGGGGTGGCGATCGTGCCGCAGTCGATGGCACATCAGCGCGCCGACCTGAGCTCGGTTCAACTGGTACCGGAACTGCGGGGGCGATTGGTGTGGGCCTGGCGTCGGGATATGGCGAGTCCGGCAGCCCGTCTGCTGTGCGAACGTGCCCGACAGATGATCGGCGGCGGCTGA